Proteins from a genomic interval of Fundulus heteroclitus isolate FHET01 chromosome 21, MU-UCD_Fhet_4.1, whole genome shotgun sequence:
- the timm21 gene encoding mitochondrial import inner membrane translocase subunit Tim21 → MAYSQILRLLHRQLRQTPTQLCVHRCYVVHTHRTASAAPGRVRVGTELSSLCWLPAAQRHQVLSFHCAARNRSGPEDRGKSVSRFQSGTPKPSAAKKVKDAGRDFVYLIVVLVGLGVTGGLLYVVFQELFSSSGTNKVYSRAFDRVKSHPEVIGAFGEPIKCYGETTRRGRRQQVSHAEYLKDGLKHMRLKFYIEGSEPGLKGIVHSESKENPETGKFEFRYIFVEIDSYPRRTIIVEDNR, encoded by the exons atggcttaCTCTCAGATTTTGAGACTCCTGCACAGACAGCTGAGACAAACCCCGACCCAGCTCTGCGTGCACCGATGCTACGTTGTGCACACGCACAGGACGGCGTCCGCGGCCCCAGGACGGGTCCGCGTCGGCACCGAGCTCTCTTCCCTCTGCTGGCTCCCTGCAGCCCAGAGGCACCAGGTCCTGTCTTTCCACTGCGCGGCCAGAAACAGAAGCGGCCCCGAGGACAGGGGCAAGTCGGTGTCCAGGTTTCAGAGCGGGACCCCCAAACCTTCAGCTGCAAAGAAAG TGAAAGATGCCGGAAGAGATTTCGTCTACTTGATAGTAGTTCTCGTCGGGCTGGGAGTGACAG gtGGGCTGCTTTACGTGGTGTTCCAGGAGCTGTTTTCCTCCTCTGGCACGAACAAAGTCTACAGCAGAGCCTTTGACAGAGTCAAATCCCACCCAGAG GTGATCGGTGCGTTCGGCGAGCCAATCAAGTGCTACGGGGAGACCACCCGTCGAGGAAGGAGGCAGCAAGTCAG TCATGCGGAGTACCTGAAGGATGGACTGAAACATATGAGGCTTAAATTTTACATTGAAGGCTCAGAGCCAGGCCTGAAAGGAATTGTGCACTCCGAGTCCAAAGAG AACCCTGAAACTGGAAAATTTGAATTTCGTTATATATTTGTGGAAATAGACTCCTACCCTAGGAGGACCATTATTGTGGAAGACAACAGATGA
- the si:dkey-118j18.2 gene encoding uncharacterized protein si:dkey-118j18.2, protein MELYWYIVVIIFIIIKIVFYVCWYRSRQRQLAAYLSNTRNAQIVIVGGRAYLHQMCERQNQTSVWPSWYGVQDDLSAEEPSSALPPTASFSHLERPPPYEAVSGEDDLKPPPYSECAQSVETDRPHLSSNTPLISEGGNAVRIGEAPPPYTLTPPTAAGPQRGPLSQSEPLPESRAA, encoded by the exons ATGGAGCTTTACTGGTATAT AGTTGTCATAATATTCATCATCATAAAGATCGTCTTCTACGTGTGCTGGTACCGGTCAAGACAAAGGCAGCTGGCGGCATACTTGAGCAACACGCGCAATGCACAGATAGTCATCGTGGGAGGAAGGGCCTACCTTCATCAGATGTGTGAGAGACAGAAT CAAACGTCTGTCTGGCCCAGCTGGTACGGCGTCCAGGATGACCTTTCGGCCGAGGAACCCTCCTCAGCTCTGCCTCCGACTGCATCCTTCTCCCACCTGGAAAGACCCCCGCCATACGAGGCGGTCTCTGGAG AGGATGACCTGAAGCCGCCTCCCTACAGCGAATGCGCCCAGAGCGTCGAGACGGACCGCCCTCATCTCTCCTCCAACACTCCTCTCATTTCCGAGGGAGGAAACGCCGTTCGCATCGGCGAGGCTCCGCCCCCATACACACTGACTCCGCCTACAGCAGCCGGCCCCCAGCGCGGCCCTCTAAGCCAGAGCGAGCCTCTGCCAGAGAGCCGGGCCGCTTGA